In Chitinibacter sp. SCUT-21, a single genomic region encodes these proteins:
- a CDS encoding DUF2069 domain-containing protein: protein MNLSPKQLPLWQWITVASLLGMVLLTMLWELWLSPLYPGGSWLAAKALIMLLPLRGLLHGRRYTFQWYTMFILLWLLEGIMRAYAEQGMGRYLACIQVLLVVIGYTTANLYAKYSAPSRLAQAKQ, encoded by the coding sequence ATGAATTTAAGCCCGAAACAATTGCCTTTGTGGCAATGGATTACCGTTGCTAGTTTGCTAGGCATGGTATTGCTTACCATGCTATGGGAGCTATGGCTTTCGCCGCTATACCCTGGTGGCTCATGGTTGGCGGCGAAAGCATTGATTATGCTATTGCCACTGCGAGGTTTGCTGCATGGCCGCCGCTATACCTTTCAGTGGTATACGATGTTTATTTTGCTCTGGTTGCTGGAAGGCATTATGCGCGCGTACGCCGAGCAGGGCATGGGGCGTTATCTGGCGTGTATCCAAGTTCTGTTAGTCGTCATTGGATATACGACGGCCAATTTATACGCCAAATATTCTGCGCCGTCGCGCTTGGCGCAAGCCAAGCAATAA
- the wrbA gene encoding NAD(P)H:quinone oxidoreductase: MTEILVLYYSTHGATRQMAQLIARGIESVPGAKARLRTVPRISTVCEATEAVIPEAGAPYVELKDLQECAALALGSPTRFGNMAAPMKYFWDSTIAEWLQGTLIGKPASVFTSSGTLHGGNESTLLTMMLPLLHHGMLIVGTPYSENALMSTTTGGTPYGPSHWAGTDSKQPISEAERQLCLAQGKRLAEIALKLNGAAA; encoded by the coding sequence ATGACAGAGATATTGGTGTTGTATTACTCAACGCATGGCGCAACGCGGCAAATGGCGCAGCTGATTGCGCGTGGCATTGAATCTGTGCCAGGAGCAAAGGCACGGCTGCGCACTGTGCCGCGCATTTCCACTGTGTGTGAAGCGACTGAGGCGGTGATTCCTGAGGCTGGTGCGCCGTACGTTGAGTTGAAAGATCTGCAAGAATGCGCCGCTTTGGCGCTAGGTAGCCCCACTCGCTTTGGCAATATGGCCGCACCGATGAAGTATTTTTGGGATTCAACCATTGCTGAATGGTTGCAGGGCACGCTAATTGGAAAACCAGCTTCAGTATTTACCAGCTCGGGTACTTTGCACGGTGGCAATGAATCGACTTTGCTAACCATGATGTTGCCGCTGCTGCATCATGGCATGTTGATTGTTGGAACGCCGTATTCAGAAAATGCCCTGATGTCGACCACGACCGGTGGTACGCCATACGGCCCAAGCCACTGGGCGGGTACTGATTCTAAGCAGCCGATCTCCGAAGCCGAGCGCCAATTGTGTTTGGCACAAGGCAAGCGTTTGGCCGAGATTGCCTTGAAATTAAACGGAGCAGCAGCATGA
- a CDS encoding YkgJ family cysteine cluster protein translates to MQCRSHCGACCTAPSISSPIPGMPNGKPAGVACIQLDDSLRCKIFMHPDRPAVCAGLQPALEMCGNSRHDAMYWLTDLENQTRPS, encoded by the coding sequence ATGCAATGTCGATCACACTGCGGCGCCTGCTGCACCGCCCCTTCCATCTCCAGCCCGATACCCGGAATGCCCAATGGCAAGCCTGCGGGTGTGGCTTGTATTCAGCTTGATGACAGTTTGCGGTGTAAAATATTCATGCACCCAGATCGGCCAGCTGTTTGTGCAGGGCTGCAACCCGCGCTGGAGATGTGTGGAAATAGCCGCCACGATGCAATGTACTGGCTCACAGATTTAGAGAACCAAACTCGCCCTAGCTAA
- a CDS encoding glycosyl hydrolase family 18 protein, with protein MKQRTMMRRTRIAAVIGGLLLAASVSAATWQEGNTYTAGTVVDYNGKTYSALVTHTAYVGANWNPAATPTLWKETGTSSTTPVPSTTPTATPVVTSAPTATPAVSAKPTATPTVAPTNAPTATPVSGVAAWSSTAVYNGGQRVSYNGAVYEAKWWTQGNQPGADQWGPWKLVSGTPATPTPTASPTPTATPVLPTPCPVAPGGDCIGVSPSPTPTATPVVTATPTPAPTATPCTSDCPTLPKHAVVGYWHNFDNGSGVIRIKDVPDEYDIINVSFVEGDPWTKGKATFVLDKLFNEAEFIADIKEKQAKGKIVQVSLGGANGTIVIDSPAARDVFIQSLGDIIAKYGFNGVDIDIENNLSIASGEDFRNPTTPQVVNLVAGVKALKKRFGPGFTLTMAPETAYVQGGYGVSGGIWGGYLGIIHGLRDDLNLLHVQHYNSGGITGKDDKTYTQGTVDFQVAMTDMLLTGFNVGRDPNKFFPPLRPDQVGIGLPSIPAAAPSGGYMNNAEVQKALDCLMKLQNCGTYKPTAAQPDLRGVMTWSINWDKTNGYSFAKGHKAYLNTYPK; from the coding sequence ATGAAACAACGCACCATGATGCGCCGTACCCGTATTGCCGCTGTCATTGGCGGCCTGCTGCTCGCAGCCAGCGTGAGCGCAGCAACTTGGCAAGAAGGCAATACCTACACAGCAGGTACTGTGGTCGATTACAACGGTAAAACCTACAGCGCGCTGGTTACCCACACCGCTTATGTAGGCGCCAACTGGAATCCTGCCGCAACCCCAACGCTGTGGAAAGAAACGGGCACCAGCAGCACAACACCTGTGCCAAGTACTACACCAACAGCTACCCCTGTCGTAACTAGCGCACCAACGGCAACGCCTGCTGTGAGCGCAAAACCAACCGCTACGCCAACAGTTGCGCCAACAAATGCCCCAACCGCAACGCCAGTTTCTGGAGTCGCCGCGTGGAGCAGCACTGCGGTGTATAACGGCGGCCAACGCGTTAGCTATAACGGCGCGGTTTACGAAGCCAAATGGTGGACGCAAGGTAATCAACCTGGTGCGGATCAATGGGGACCTTGGAAATTAGTTAGCGGAACGCCTGCTACACCAACACCAACCGCCTCACCAACACCTACGGCAACCCCTGTATTGCCAACGCCATGCCCAGTTGCACCGGGTGGTGATTGTATTGGCGTCTCGCCAAGCCCAACACCAACGGCGACTCCAGTAGTCACAGCAACGCCAACACCGGCACCAACAGCAACGCCATGCACTAGCGATTGCCCAACATTGCCAAAACACGCTGTTGTTGGTTATTGGCACAATTTTGACAATGGCTCAGGCGTAATTCGCATTAAAGACGTGCCGGATGAATACGACATCATCAATGTGTCATTCGTCGAAGGCGATCCATGGACTAAGGGCAAAGCGACTTTCGTACTGGACAAGCTGTTTAACGAAGCTGAATTCATTGCCGACATCAAAGAAAAACAAGCTAAGGGCAAGATTGTACAAGTCTCACTTGGTGGCGCTAACGGCACCATCGTGATCGACAGCCCAGCTGCGCGCGACGTGTTCATCCAAAGCTTGGGCGACATCATCGCTAAATATGGTTTTAACGGCGTAGATATCGATATTGAAAACAATCTATCGATTGCATCTGGCGAAGACTTCCGTAACCCAACCACGCCACAAGTGGTGAATCTGGTTGCGGGCGTTAAAGCGCTGAAAAAACGCTTTGGCCCAGGCTTTACCCTGACCATGGCACCAGAAACCGCCTATGTGCAGGGTGGCTACGGCGTGTCTGGCGGCATTTGGGGTGGCTACTTGGGAATTATCCACGGCCTGCGTGATGATCTGAACCTCTTGCACGTTCAGCACTACAATTCAGGCGGCATCACCGGCAAAGACGACAAAACCTACACCCAAGGTACAGTTGACTTCCAAGTGGCGATGACGGATATGCTGCTGACCGGCTTTAACGTGGGGCGTGACCCGAACAAGTTCTTCCCACCGCTACGCCCAGACCAAGTCGGCATCGGCCTGCCTTCGATTCCTGCAGCAGCTCCTTCAGGTGGCTACATGAATAATGCTGAAGTGCAAAAAGCGCTCGACTGCCTGATGAAGCTACAAAACTGCGGCACTTACAAACCAACTGCAGCGCAGCCTGATTTGCGCGGCGTGATGACTTGGTCGATTAACTGGGATAAAACTAATGGCTATTCATTTGCCAAAGGCCATAAAGCGTATTTGAATACGTATCCAAAATAA
- the metF gene encoding methylenetetrahydrofolate reductase [NAD(P)H], translated as MTSGLRPISFEFFPPKTEEGAAKLATTRQQLAQFNPEFFSVTFGAGGTTQEGTLRAVLSIREAGFAAAPHLSCIGSTRDSIRQIVQQYKDHGIRHIVALRGDIPSGMVGLGEFRYANELVSFLRAEFGDWFHIEVAAYPEFHPQSESAEADMRNFVNKVRAGADSAITQYFFNADAYFRFVDEVLARGVNIPIVPGMMPIQNYSQLQRFSDMCGAEIPRWLRLRLQSMGDDTASIRAFGLDFVTELSDRLLSGGAPGLHFYTLNSAGAVSTICQRLGY; from the coding sequence ATGACCTCCGGATTGCGCCCCATTAGTTTTGAATTTTTCCCACCTAAAACCGAAGAGGGCGCGGCCAAATTAGCGACTACGCGTCAGCAATTGGCGCAATTTAATCCTGAATTTTTCTCGGTCACCTTTGGTGCTGGCGGCACCACGCAAGAGGGCACTTTGCGTGCGGTGTTGTCGATCCGCGAAGCGGGTTTTGCCGCGGCGCCGCATCTTTCTTGCATTGGCTCAACGCGCGACAGCATTCGGCAAATTGTGCAGCAGTATAAAGACCATGGCATTCGCCATATTGTTGCGCTGCGCGGCGATATTCCATCGGGGATGGTTGGTTTGGGCGAGTTTCGTTATGCCAATGAGCTGGTCAGCTTTTTGCGCGCAGAATTTGGCGATTGGTTTCACATTGAAGTGGCCGCTTACCCCGAGTTTCACCCGCAATCGGAAAGCGCAGAAGCGGATATGCGCAACTTTGTGAACAAAGTGCGCGCCGGTGCTGATTCGGCGATCACGCAATATTTCTTTAACGCCGATGCTTATTTCCGCTTTGTCGATGAAGTGCTCGCGCGCGGGGTGAATATCCCTATCGTGCCGGGCATGATGCCGATTCAAAACTACAGCCAGTTACAACGTTTTTCTGATATGTGTGGCGCAGAAATTCCGCGTTGGTTGCGTCTGCGTTTGCAGTCTATGGGCGACGATACCGCATCGATTCGTGCGTTTGGTTTGGATTTTGTCACCGAGCTCTCTGATCGCTTACTTAGTGGTGGTGCGCCGGGCTTGCACTTTTACACGCTCAATTCCGCTGGCGCGGTATCAACGATTTGCCAGCGTTTAGGGTATTGA
- a CDS encoding 2OG-Fe(II) oxygenase has product MNSPLIADDILEQICDALAGPGWIEIPHFLDSATVLELQQLAQSRRDQFNRAGVGREAGHQIRSDIRGDSVLWVEDDDAAMRSANERMALLQQYLNRTLYLGLHELEWHFASYPVGAFYQRHLDQHREQDTRVVTVVQYLNPEWHADDGGQLRIYLDDGSHVDVTPYGGTLAVFMSNRFEHEVLPAKRERFSLTGWYRRRPV; this is encoded by the coding sequence ATGAATAGCCCCTTGATTGCCGATGACATTCTCGAGCAAATTTGCGATGCCCTAGCCGGCCCTGGTTGGATTGAGATTCCCCATTTTCTCGACTCAGCCACCGTGCTCGAATTACAGCAATTGGCACAAAGTCGGCGCGATCAATTTAACCGCGCTGGCGTGGGACGCGAAGCGGGGCATCAAATCCGCAGCGACATTCGCGGCGATTCGGTTTTATGGGTTGAAGACGACGATGCGGCGATGCGCAGCGCCAATGAGCGTATGGCATTGTTGCAGCAATACCTGAATCGTACGCTGTATTTGGGGCTACACGAGCTGGAATGGCACTTTGCTAGCTATCCAGTCGGGGCGTTTTATCAACGCCATTTGGATCAGCATCGCGAGCAAGACACACGCGTGGTAACCGTGGTGCAATACCTGAATCCTGAATGGCATGCCGATGATGGCGGCCAATTGCGCATTTATCTGGACGATGGCAGCCATGTTGATGTCACGCCCTACGGCGGCACGCTGGCGGTATTTATGTCGAACCGCTTTGAGCATGAAGTGTTACCAGCCAAGCGCGAACGCTTTTCGCTAACAGGTTGGTATCGCCGCCGCCCAGTTTAA
- a CDS encoding YihY family inner membrane protein, with protein MSETSPLPLWRRIIGFARFVGRRLYADRCLETAGSLTYTTLLAVVPLFTIALTVISAFPMFSGISSKFRVFIITNLVPDAAGKVVGVYMRQFAENADRLTAFGMIGLLATAILLMMTIEKSVNNIWRVRRQRKLLSRTLTYWATLTLAPLLIGLSLSLTNWLANQAGEFTGIGVDIIKIGPMILVIGTLSLLYLALPHCFVPRKHALTAALITGVFLELMKWLFALYLKQFGTYKLVYGAFASFPIFLLWLYVCWVIVLAGAVISATLSYWHNDGWQWNDHHGTRFEQAMCILKELALAHQNAQILHINDLRKRVGLGVDATQCLLEEMAERDWVESNRDGQWLLACSASQIRLDQVFELIVSPLSSDEKSGLARPLGQAKAALEITLQDYLATAQPASNAASIADSGSSPI; from the coding sequence ATGTCTGAGACTTCTCCCTTGCCGCTTTGGCGCAGAATTATCGGTTTCGCCCGCTTTGTCGGCCGCCGTTTATATGCAGACCGCTGCCTCGAAACTGCAGGGAGCTTGACTTACACCACGCTACTGGCGGTCGTACCGCTGTTTACCATTGCACTCACCGTCATCTCGGCATTTCCGATGTTCAGCGGCATCAGCAGTAAATTTCGTGTTTTTATTATCACAAACCTAGTTCCCGATGCGGCAGGCAAAGTAGTTGGCGTATATATGCGCCAGTTTGCAGAAAATGCCGACCGTCTCACCGCGTTCGGGATGATTGGTTTGTTGGCGACTGCGATTTTATTAATGATGACGATTGAAAAATCGGTCAACAATATCTGGCGGGTACGTCGCCAGCGCAAATTGCTATCACGCACGCTGACGTACTGGGCCACGTTAACGTTGGCGCCATTACTCATTGGTTTGAGTTTGTCGCTCACCAATTGGCTAGCAAATCAAGCGGGGGAATTCACCGGCATTGGCGTCGACATTATTAAAATTGGCCCAATGATCTTAGTAATCGGCACTTTGAGTTTGTTGTATTTGGCGCTGCCACATTGTTTTGTTCCACGTAAGCATGCACTAACAGCAGCACTAATTACGGGCGTTTTTCTGGAATTAATGAAATGGCTGTTTGCGCTGTATTTAAAGCAATTTGGTACTTATAAACTGGTTTATGGCGCTTTTGCTAGCTTCCCTATTTTCCTATTGTGGCTGTATGTGTGCTGGGTCATTGTGCTGGCTGGTGCAGTGATATCGGCGACACTATCGTATTGGCATAACGATGGCTGGCAGTGGAATGATCATCATGGCACGCGCTTTGAACAAGCGATGTGCATCTTAAAAGAGCTGGCTCTCGCCCATCAAAATGCACAAATTTTGCACATCAACGATCTGCGCAAGCGCGTTGGCCTAGGGGTCGATGCGACGCAATGTTTGCTAGAGGAGATGGCCGAACGAGATTGGGTTGAGTCCAACCGTGACGGACAATGGTTACTGGCCTGCAGCGCGAGTCAAATTCGGCTTGATCAAGTTTTTGAACTTATCGTCAGCCCACTGAGCAGCGATGAAAAAAGCGGCTTGGCTCGTCCGTTAGGCCAAGCGAAAGCCGCACTTGAGATCACCTTGCAAGACTACTTAGCGACGGCGCAGCCTGCCAGCAATGCGGCGTCAATCGCAGATTCTGGCAGCTCGCCAATATAA
- the aroB gene encoding 3-dehydroquinate synthase yields MTTHVVRVDIDHAPYDILIGNNLLSLGEKIASHLPQPRAAIVTNTTVAPLYLAKLKATLASQGVACQEIILPDGEKYKTWDSLNLIMDALLGERAERKTTLIALGGGVIGDMTGFAAAIYQRGVPFIQVPTTLLAQVDSSVGGKTAINHPLGKNMIGAFYQPRLVLADLDTLKTLPDREFSAGMAEVIKYGLIDDPEFLVWLEQNIDALMLRDESLLAQAIERCCQNKARIVAADEKETGQRALLNLGHTFGHAIEAGLGYGAWLHGEAVAAGMVLAAYASKELGHLNDQDLSRVIQLLTKAKLPVVAPQLGPDCYKTLMAQDKKVDAGRIKFILLRQLGQAYIGELPESAIDAALLAGCAVAK; encoded by the coding sequence ATGACCACTCACGTTGTTCGTGTCGACATTGACCACGCGCCATACGACATTTTGATCGGTAATAATCTGTTGTCATTGGGCGAAAAGATTGCAAGCCACTTGCCTCAACCGCGTGCTGCGATTGTCACGAACACAACGGTGGCGCCACTATATTTAGCCAAGCTAAAGGCGACGCTAGCGTCACAAGGAGTGGCCTGCCAAGAAATTATTTTACCCGATGGTGAAAAATATAAAACTTGGGATTCACTAAACCTGATTATGGATGCCTTGCTCGGTGAGCGCGCCGAACGTAAAACTACGCTAATCGCGTTAGGTGGTGGGGTTATTGGCGATATGACGGGGTTTGCCGCTGCGATTTATCAACGTGGCGTGCCCTTTATCCAAGTCCCAACTACCTTGCTTGCTCAGGTCGACTCTTCCGTCGGAGGTAAAACAGCGATCAATCACCCCTTGGGTAAAAATATGATCGGTGCTTTCTATCAGCCGCGCCTAGTTTTAGCCGATTTGGACACCCTTAAAACGCTGCCTGATCGTGAATTTTCTGCCGGTATGGCCGAGGTTATTAAATACGGCTTGATTGATGATCCCGAATTCTTGGTTTGGCTAGAGCAAAATATTGATGCACTCATGCTGCGTGATGAGTCCTTGCTTGCGCAGGCTATTGAGCGTTGCTGCCAAAATAAGGCCCGCATTGTCGCCGCCGATGAAAAAGAAACTGGTCAGCGTGCTTTACTCAATCTGGGCCATACCTTTGGCCATGCGATCGAAGCGGGCTTGGGTTATGGTGCATGGTTACATGGCGAGGCGGTAGCAGCGGGTATGGTGCTGGCTGCGTATGCTTCGAAAGAGCTCGGTCATCTGAATGACCAAGACCTCTCTAGGGTTATCCAGTTGTTAACAAAAGCAAAATTACCCGTTGTAGCTCCTCAGTTAGGGCCTGATTGCTATAAAACCTTAATGGCTCAAGATAAAAAAGTAGATGCTGGCCGAATTAAATTTATTCTGTTGCGCCAATTAGGCCAAGCTTATATTGGCGAGCTGCCAGAATCTGCGATTGACGCCGCATTGCTGGCAGGCTGCGCCGTCGCTAAGTAG
- a CDS encoding site-specific recombinase — protein sequence MEQLLREMQNSKTDQDSLTKLTALVNALRPMKADDHIAAINNARALCYLLEQHPEYRAALRNEFYSLLDNTRQVNLYTETGILLNESMMTAVKRRIGAKLLPPTVNEEHFSDLLGVIFHKPDDYLWLEAIPRDVWHEIGNALHMEEVPPDESPAHIRLQQLEAIQVLSCRISAIGLEPEIIRSYPDVERFESPFVRLNAEVLNYIEKYRQDLTVRAAPAEDHRHLLVLLEQCETIMGRVWKYASKNGASVSLTYHLLRLKQHIDRMKLLFELIDPTVTQGDALVRLFLVLVKAENRKNSVGDVFRENTELLALQITEHASHTGEHYTSESRREWLDMFRSAAGAGVVVGFMALIKILIAKAHLPLLLEAFAFSLNYAIGFMLVHLMHCTIATKQPAMTAARIAAALPAAGSKNADGYSNLIELIVKVVRTQFIAIMGNVLLAMPVALGIAWLWWDRLGEHVVGPEKAETLLRDLQPIAGMGIPHAAIAGVCLFLAGLISGYYDNKALYNRIPERIAALPMLRKIIGDYRAQKVGQYIEHNLGALAGNFYFGFMLGSIGTIGILLGLPVDIRHITFSAANLSYAFAGNGFEMPLMAIGWAFLGVALIGATNLITSFVLALWVALRSRKRRLRELQPIVGLLWKRFWQRPIDFFIAPKAQPEKANE from the coding sequence ATGGAACAACTGCTGCGCGAGATGCAGAACAGCAAAACGGATCAAGATTCACTGACTAAGCTCACTGCGCTGGTCAATGCATTACGGCCCATGAAGGCCGATGATCACATCGCTGCGATTAATAATGCGCGCGCATTGTGTTATCTACTTGAACAACATCCCGAGTATCGCGCGGCATTACGCAATGAGTTTTACTCGCTGCTCGATAACACCCGTCAAGTTAATCTCTATACCGAAACGGGGATTTTGCTCAACGAGAGCATGATGACTGCGGTTAAGCGCCGGATTGGCGCGAAATTACTCCCCCCCACTGTTAATGAAGAACATTTCAGCGATTTACTGGGGGTAATCTTTCACAAACCAGATGATTACTTGTGGCTAGAGGCAATCCCCCGGGATGTATGGCATGAAATTGGCAATGCCCTGCACATGGAAGAGGTGCCGCCGGATGAATCACCTGCACATATCCGCTTGCAACAACTGGAAGCCATTCAGGTTTTATCGTGTCGTATTTCAGCCATTGGACTTGAGCCGGAAATTATTCGCAGTTACCCCGATGTAGAGCGCTTTGAATCGCCTTTTGTGCGCCTAAATGCCGAAGTGCTGAACTATATCGAAAAATATCGGCAAGATTTAACGGTACGCGCTGCGCCAGCCGAAGATCATCGTCATTTATTAGTATTGCTGGAGCAATGCGAAACGATCATGGGTCGGGTGTGGAAATATGCCTCCAAAAACGGGGCGTCGGTCAGCCTGACTTACCATTTATTGCGTCTGAAACAGCACATTGATCGAATGAAGTTACTCTTCGAATTAATCGATCCTACCGTGACGCAAGGCGATGCACTGGTTCGCTTATTTCTTGTATTAGTCAAAGCGGAAAACCGCAAAAATAGTGTTGGTGATGTATTCCGTGAGAATACCGAGCTTTTGGCGCTGCAGATTACCGAACACGCTAGCCACACTGGCGAGCATTACACCAGCGAATCACGCCGTGAATGGCTGGATATGTTCCGCTCGGCGGCGGGCGCAGGTGTGGTGGTAGGTTTTATGGCGCTGATCAAAATTTTGATTGCCAAAGCACACTTACCGCTGCTGCTGGAAGCCTTTGCATTTAGCCTAAATTACGCCATCGGTTTTATGCTGGTGCATTTAATGCATTGCACGATTGCGACCAAACAACCCGCGATGACGGCGGCGCGGATCGCGGCGGCGTTGCCAGCAGCGGGCAGTAAAAACGCCGATGGGTATAGCAATTTAATCGAGCTGATTGTCAAAGTTGTTCGCACCCAATTTATCGCGATTATGGGCAACGTTTTGCTCGCTATGCCGGTGGCGCTGGGGATTGCATGGTTGTGGTGGGATAGACTGGGCGAACACGTGGTCGGACCGGAAAAAGCTGAAACACTATTACGCGACTTGCAGCCCATCGCCGGCATGGGCATTCCGCACGCGGCGATTGCCGGGGTGTGTTTATTCCTAGCAGGTTTGATTTCAGGTTATTACGATAATAAAGCGCTCTACAATCGCATTCCAGAGCGGATTGCCGCCCTACCCATGCTGCGTAAAATCATTGGCGATTATCGCGCGCAAAAAGTCGGTCAATACATTGAGCACAATTTGGGCGCGCTGGCGGGAAATTTTTATTTCGGCTTTATGCTGGGCAGCATCGGCACCATTGGGATTCTGCTCGGCTTGCCGGTTGATATTCGTCACATTACCTTCTCGGCCGCCAATTTATCATACGCCTTCGCGGGCAATGGCTTTGAAATGCCGCTGATGGCCATCGGTTGGGCCTTCCTTGGCGTGGCGCTGATTGGTGCCACCAATTTAATTACCAGCTTTGTGTTGGCGCTCTGGGTTGCATTGCGCTCACGCAAACGCCGCCTGCGCGAATTGCAGCCGATTGTTGGTTTGTTGTGGAAGCGCTTCTGGCAGCGCCCGATCGACTTTTTTATTGCCCCGAAAGCTCAGCCTGAGAAAGCCAATGAATAG
- a CDS encoding carbohydrate binding domain-containing protein → MLRQTVLAVSLCLALSAAHAQEAQSSANQALVNESFESGTALPSDWTLTAWQPNISTATVAAASAADGQQVLHLSSSKPNHVRVNKTVPVEPNQTYLFQAKVKARGANADKLAAVIGVEGVYDVSETVRTDAEWQLRQVYIKTNDAQQLQLLLGLGHFGNENQGEAWFDAVSLEKVTEVPAGAKVLEMPRSQAKTENVTAALSPAAQGKAAPWLMLVGSTLVLSVFGMALAMVLMRRNVVEKGVVVKDDAKDAAS, encoded by the coding sequence ATGTTACGTCAAACCGTATTGGCAGTGAGTTTGTGCTTGGCGCTGTCTGCCGCCCACGCCCAAGAGGCGCAATCATCGGCCAATCAAGCGCTGGTGAATGAATCATTCGAGAGCGGCACTGCGCTGCCCAGTGATTGGACCTTAACCGCGTGGCAACCCAATATTTCAACCGCTACGGTTGCGGCAGCGAGCGCTGCCGATGGTCAGCAAGTCTTGCATTTAAGCAGTAGCAAACCCAACCACGTGCGCGTGAATAAAACTGTGCCCGTCGAGCCGAATCAAACGTATTTATTCCAAGCCAAAGTCAAAGCGCGTGGCGCGAATGCCGACAAACTCGCTGCGGTGATCGGCGTTGAGGGCGTGTATGACGTCAGTGAAACCGTGCGTACCGATGCTGAATGGCAGCTGCGCCAAGTGTATATCAAGACTAACGACGCGCAGCAGTTGCAACTCTTGCTTGGTCTTGGGCACTTTGGCAATGAAAATCAGGGTGAGGCGTGGTTTGATGCGGTGAGCTTGGAAAAAGTCACCGAGGTACCCGCAGGCGCGAAAGTACTAGAAATGCCGCGCTCGCAAGCCAAGACCGAGAACGTCACCGCAGCACTGAGCCCCGCAGCTCAAGGCAAAGCCGCGCCGTGGCTGATGCTGGTTGGATCAACGCTGGTGCTGTCGGTGTTTGGGATGGCGCTGGCCATGGTGCTGATGCGCCGCAATGTTGTGGAAAAGGGCGTCGTCGTAAAAGATGACGCGAAGGATGCCGCATCATGA
- a CDS encoding shikimate kinase produces MPGNFFLVGLMGAGKTTVGRALAKAAGKTFYDSDHEIEAKTGARIPTIFELEGEAGFRQREAEAIAELTQLKNIVLATGGGAVLNPINRAHLRRNGYVIYLCASPEELYHRTCHDKNRPLLQTADPKARLAELYAVRDPLYREVADLVMDTSQQSVNSLLQLLLKELERKT; encoded by the coding sequence ATGCCAGGCAATTTTTTTTTAGTCGGCCTCATGGGGGCTGGCAAGACGACAGTGGGTCGTGCCCTAGCCAAAGCTGCAGGCAAAACGTTTTATGATTCTGATCATGAAATTGAAGCCAAGACTGGTGCTCGTATTCCTACAATTTTTGAACTTGAAGGCGAGGCTGGCTTTCGGCAACGAGAGGCAGAGGCGATTGCTGAGCTAACACAATTGAAAAACATTGTGCTAGCTACTGGTGGCGGTGCTGTGCTTAATCCGATTAATCGTGCTCATCTACGAAGAAACGGTTACGTGATCTATCTATGCGCTTCGCCGGAAGAGCTATATCACCGCACCTGCCACGATAAAAATCGCCCTTTGCTGCAAACTGCTGATCCAAAGGCGCGATTGGCCGAGTTGTACGCTGTGCGCGATCCTTTGTATCGTGAGGTAGCCGACTTGGTAATGGATACTAGCCAGCAAAGTGTTAATTCTCTACTGCAATTACTTCTCAAAGAATTGGAACGCAAAACATGA